A single window of Chloracidobacterium thermophilum B DNA harbors:
- a CDS encoding Mov34/MPN/PAD-1 family protein, whose protein sequence is MTFRIKAVREVEPAHRPLPQVLDTIGQPPTTGLQVFLSRQAEEKILLAAPPEQPSELLPDLARTFLGENECGGLLIGNVYQTEAAGYRVTFTAIVDAIPAQEAQAGPTFVEMGATDLLAVTNYLQRLRERQRNVTEADLRIVGWYHTHPGFGVFMSGTDQATQRQVFGMPWQVAVVYDPLNGEYGLFYGKDSTHLPGWYLFDAQAEGFPFLPALATGLDGVAAPRLSSDLSLRQRLMTELEAVRQGVRAALARYRDPEAS, encoded by the coding sequence ATGACGTTCCGCATCAAAGCCGTTCGTGAAGTTGAGCCAGCCCACCGCCCGCTGCCCCAGGTGCTGGACACGATTGGACAACCGCCCACCACGGGACTCCAGGTGTTTCTTTCCCGGCAGGCGGAAGAAAAGATTCTGCTGGCTGCCCCGCCCGAACAACCCAGCGAACTCCTGCCCGACCTGGCGCGCACCTTTCTCGGCGAGAACGAGTGCGGTGGGCTGCTCATCGGCAATGTCTATCAGACAGAAGCCGCTGGCTACCGGGTGACGTTCACGGCCATTGTGGACGCCATCCCGGCGCAGGAAGCCCAGGCCGGGCCGACCTTTGTGGAAATGGGCGCAACGGATTTGCTGGCTGTAACCAACTACCTGCAACGCCTGCGTGAGCGCCAACGGAACGTTACCGAAGCCGATCTGCGCATCGTGGGCTGGTATCACACCCATCCGGGGTTTGGGGTGTTTATGTCGGGCACAGACCAGGCCACCCAGCGGCAGGTGTTCGGTATGCCGTGGCAGGTGGCCGTCGTCTATGATCCGCTCAATGGCGAGTACGGCCTGTTTTACGGCAAGGACTCCACTCACCTGCCAGGATGGTATTTGTTCGACGCCCAGGCCGAAGGCTTCCCTTTCCTGCCTGCCCTGGCAACGGGTCTGGACGGCGTCGCTGCGCCGCGCCTGAGCAGCGACCTCTCACTGCGGCAACGTTTGATGACCGAGCTTGAAGCGGTGCGCCAGGGTGTGCGCGCCGCCCTTGCACGGTACCGTGACCCGGAAGCTTCGTGA
- a CDS encoding ribonuclease D, whose translation MWIDTDRAFQEFCHQAYTQTELAIDLEFQGEGRYTPLLCLVQLGLRDRCVAVDPFRVNLTPLAPLLTHPGIRKIVHAGGQDIVLLRRETDAIPVSVFDTQIAAAFLGYGEATGYAALAQRFAKVSLSKKQQFTDWTRRPLLPEQIEYALNDVRYLFPVYDGLLEQLAQHGRTDWVLDACADAVAQAVRVRETGQEYLKIGKLGSMSRRELAVLRELYQWREATARSRNRPVGTILHDDVLRQIAYTLPRTETALRQMRGTTNLSRELVTEILETIQQALALPESEWPEPVTVREYDPTLDGLATLLGAIVRLRAGTLDIAPNLLATRDDLLRFAGWVLRGRPAAEAGQLAVLQGWRRSVIGELLLDLVAGKSLLQIAPEAPGALRIIPPAPSTPADGQPDPGDTA comes from the coding sequence ATGTGGATTGATACCGACCGTGCCTTTCAGGAATTTTGCCACCAGGCGTACACCCAGACCGAACTGGCCATTGATCTGGAGTTTCAGGGCGAAGGCCGCTACACCCCGCTTCTGTGTCTGGTGCAGTTGGGACTGCGTGACCGGTGTGTGGCGGTTGATCCCTTCCGCGTTAATCTCACCCCGCTTGCCCCGCTGCTGACTCATCCCGGCATTCGGAAAATCGTTCATGCCGGGGGACAGGACATCGTTCTGCTGCGGCGGGAAACCGATGCCATTCCGGTCAGTGTTTTCGACACCCAGATTGCCGCGGCGTTTCTCGGATACGGTGAAGCCACCGGCTATGCGGCTCTGGCGCAACGTTTCGCCAAGGTTTCACTCAGCAAAAAACAACAGTTCACGGATTGGACCCGCCGCCCCCTCCTGCCGGAGCAGATTGAATATGCCCTCAACGATGTGCGCTACCTGTTTCCGGTTTATGACGGTTTGCTCGAACAGCTTGCCCAGCACGGACGGACAGACTGGGTGCTGGATGCCTGTGCCGATGCCGTGGCGCAAGCGGTCAGGGTGCGTGAAACAGGGCAGGAATACCTGAAAATTGGCAAGCTTGGCTCGATGAGCCGCCGTGAACTGGCGGTATTGCGGGAGTTGTACCAGTGGCGCGAAGCTACGGCCCGCAGCCGCAACCGCCCGGTGGGAACCATTCTGCACGATGATGTGCTGCGGCAGATTGCCTACACGCTCCCCAGGACGGAAACTGCTCTGCGGCAGATGCGTGGGACGACCAATCTCTCGCGGGAACTGGTGACGGAAATTCTGGAGACCATCCAGCAGGCGCTGGCGCTGCCGGAAAGCGAGTGGCCCGAACCGGTCACTGTCCGCGAGTACGATCCCACGCTGGACGGTCTGGCAACCCTGCTGGGGGCGATTGTCCGGCTGCGCGCCGGAACACTCGACATTGCCCCCAACCTTCTGGCCACCCGCGATGACCTGCTCCGCTTCGCCGGGTGGGTCCTGCGCGGCCGCCCGGCGGCAGAGGCCGGACAGCTTGCCGTCCTGCAGGGCTGGCGGCGGTCTGTCATTGGCGAGCTTCTGCTCGACCTTGTGGCCGGCAAATCCCTGCTCCAGATTGCCCCGGAAGCGCCGGGCGCGCTGCGGATCATCCCACCGGCGCCCTCCACCCCCGCCGACGGGCAGCCGGACCCCGGCGATACGGCGTGA